A region from the Candidatus Hydrogenedentota bacterium genome encodes:
- a CDS encoding type II and III secretion system protein — protein sequence RDIGARLNYTRFVRGVEQNGSVQEVRSNLLPLDQFGTVTLPAPNPALFGPTLRDDINNAPADGLQDYQGAGVEFSIINTGYGTIEGAMKAVERQSDADLISKPELLVANGQPATIKAGGQVPFQDAQIKPPYPAQLQVVWRDVGVTLGFVPTIMPNDMVQLNLTTLEVSDVNRIENFRGVDLPVFSTRSQTGVVYVPDSTTLVVGGLTSRVVRNTERRVPVLGRVPLLGIPFRSRKADAELRSLLIFVSPTVVDLRAPTPQAENALVFWKDRGTEWLNTPRIESEREAMQAGL from the coding sequence GCGCGACATCGGCGCGCGGCTGAACTACACCCGGTTTGTCCGGGGCGTGGAGCAGAACGGGTCAGTGCAGGAGGTTCGCAGCAACCTGCTTCCGCTGGACCAGTTCGGCACGGTGACGCTTCCCGCGCCCAATCCGGCCCTTTTCGGTCCTACGCTGCGCGATGACATCAACAACGCGCCCGCGGACGGTCTTCAGGACTATCAGGGGGCCGGGGTCGAGTTCAGCATCATCAACACGGGATACGGCACGATCGAGGGCGCGATGAAGGCCGTTGAGCGCCAGTCCGACGCGGACCTCATCTCGAAACCGGAGCTGCTGGTGGCGAACGGCCAGCCGGCGACGATCAAGGCGGGCGGCCAGGTGCCGTTCCAGGACGCGCAAATCAAGCCGCCCTATCCGGCGCAGTTGCAGGTGGTGTGGCGCGACGTGGGCGTGACCCTGGGTTTCGTCCCGACCATCATGCCCAACGACATGGTGCAGTTGAACCTGACGACCCTCGAGGTGTCGGACGTGAACCGGATAGAGAATTTCCGGGGCGTTGACCTGCCGGTGTTCTCGACCCGCTCCCAGACAGGCGTGGTTTACGTGCCGGACAGCACCACGCTGGTGGTGGGCGGGCTCACGAGCCGGGTGGTGCGCAACACCGAGCGCCGGGTGCCGGTGCTGGGCCGGGTGCCGCTGCTGGGCATTCCGTTCCGGAGTCGCAAGGCGGACGCGGAGCTGCGCAGCCTGCTGATTTTCGTGTCGCCCACGGTGGTGGATTTGCGCGCGCCGACGCCGCAGGCCGAGAACGCGCTGGTCTTCTGGAAGGACCGGGGCACGGAGTGGCTGAACACTCCGCGCATCGAGAGCGAGCGGGAGGCCATGCAGGCGGGGTTGTAG